The Flavobacterium marginilacus genome window below encodes:
- the nirB gene encoding nitrite reductase large subunit NirB, which yields MINVIVVGNGMVGYKFCEKFISKSGQENYQITVFGEEPRRAYDRVHLSEYFAGKSAEDLSLSTGSWYKENNIILNTSELITDINREQKTIHTHLEKTYQYDYLVLATGSAAFVPPIDGVEKEGVFVYRTIEDLDAIMAYAKKIKANGSTEAAVLGGGLLGLEAAKAVRDLGLNPHVVEFAPRLMPRQLDQGASDMLQSKIEELNIGIHLNKATQYIDGEESIKGMMFANDDLLKVDMLVISAGIKPRDELGRVSGLEVGVRGGIVVNNKMQTSDPNIYAIGEAALYNQMIYGLVAPGYEMADVAAEQILNGNKTMRETIDMSTQLKLIGVEVASFGDPFIENEDVTAIVYENKFSGIYKRINVTKDGKTLLGGILVGDSSDYNGLFQIYANAMALPANPEDLILGSRGGEGSTLGSASDLPDTAVICSCENVTKGAICCSITDGTCETFSDVVKLTKATSGCGGCKPMVADLVKAAQKSIGREVKESICEHFSYTRQELFDLVKINKYTNYYEVIDHHGKGDGCEICKPVVASIFSSIYNDTANKHVTTQDTNDRYLANIQRNGTYSVVPRIAGGEITPEKLIVIGEVAKQFDLYTKITGAQRVDLFGAHLDDLPKIWKVLIDNGFESGHAYGKSLRAVKSCVGNTWCRYGMDDSTTFAIELENRYRGIRSPHKLKGGVSACIRECAEARGKDFGVIAVEGGWNLYICGNGGANPKHAVLLAEQINKETVFKYMDRFLMYYIRTAGPLVRTSTWLEKLEGGLDYLKEVIIHDRLGICETLETEMESLVGTFECEWKQVLEKPRLMKRFSHFVNTDEKDDNIEYVPLRDQKMPRPW from the coding sequence TAATGTGATAGTAGTCGGAAACGGCATGGTAGGTTATAAATTTTGCGAGAAATTCATTTCGAAATCTGGGCAAGAGAATTATCAAATTACAGTATTTGGAGAAGAACCAAGACGCGCTTATGACAGGGTTCACCTAAGTGAATACTTTGCAGGGAAAAGCGCTGAAGACCTGTCTCTTTCAACGGGATCATGGTATAAGGAGAATAACATCATATTAAACACTTCGGAGTTAATTACAGATATCAATAGAGAACAAAAAACGATACACACACACTTAGAAAAAACATATCAGTATGATTACTTAGTTTTGGCTACTGGGTCAGCTGCATTTGTACCGCCAATTGACGGTGTGGAAAAAGAAGGGGTTTTTGTTTACAGAACCATTGAAGATCTTGATGCTATTATGGCTTACGCCAAAAAAATAAAAGCCAATGGGTCTACTGAAGCAGCGGTTCTTGGAGGAGGTTTATTAGGGCTTGAGGCAGCAAAAGCTGTTCGCGATTTAGGATTAAATCCTCATGTAGTAGAATTTGCTCCGCGATTGATGCCAAGACAATTGGATCAAGGCGCAAGTGATATGCTTCAATCTAAAATAGAAGAATTAAATATAGGTATTCATCTAAATAAAGCAACTCAATATATAGATGGAGAAGAGAGTATAAAAGGAATGATGTTTGCCAATGACGATTTGTTAAAAGTTGATATGTTGGTTATATCAGCCGGAATTAAACCCCGCGACGAACTGGGAAGAGTTTCCGGACTCGAAGTAGGCGTTAGAGGCGGTATTGTGGTAAACAATAAAATGCAGACATCAGATCCTAATATCTATGCTATAGGTGAGGCTGCTTTATACAATCAAATGATATATGGTCTTGTGGCTCCTGGCTACGAAATGGCTGATGTTGCTGCCGAACAAATCCTTAATGGGAATAAAACGATGAGAGAAACCATCGATATGTCAACTCAATTGAAACTAATTGGAGTTGAAGTTGCGAGCTTTGGTGATCCTTTTATTGAAAACGAAGATGTTACTGCAATTGTTTATGAAAACAAATTCAGCGGTATTTACAAAAGAATCAATGTTACCAAAGACGGAAAAACATTATTGGGCGGAATCCTTGTAGGAGATTCATCAGATTACAACGGTCTGTTCCAAATTTATGCCAATGCAATGGCCTTGCCTGCAAACCCGGAAGATTTAATTCTTGGTTCGCGCGGTGGAGAAGGATCTACACTTGGCAGTGCATCTGACCTGCCTGATACAGCGGTTATCTGCTCTTGCGAAAACGTGACCAAAGGTGCTATCTGCTGTTCAATAACTGACGGAACTTGTGAAACTTTTTCAGATGTTGTTAAGCTTACCAAAGCTACTTCAGGTTGCGGAGGCTGTAAACCAATGGTAGCTGACTTAGTAAAAGCAGCTCAAAAATCAATAGGAAGAGAAGTAAAAGAAAGTATCTGTGAGCACTTTAGTTATACAAGACAAGAATTATTTGACCTTGTAAAAATCAATAAATACACTAATTATTATGAAGTAATTGATCATCATGGAAAAGGTGACGGATGCGAAATCTGTAAACCGGTTGTAGCTTCAATTTTCTCCAGTATTTATAATGACACTGCTAATAAGCACGTAACTACACAGGATACCAACGATAGGTATTTAGCAAACATTCAAAGAAACGGAACTTATTCTGTTGTGCCAAGAATTGCTGGTGGTGAAATCACTCCTGAAAAATTAATAGTGATCGGTGAAGTTGCTAAACAATTTGATTTATACACTAAAATAACCGGAGCACAGCGTGTCGATTTATTCGGAGCCCACTTGGATGATCTGCCAAAAATCTGGAAAGTATTAATCGATAATGGTTTTGAAAGCGGACATGCTTATGGAAAATCATTAAGAGCCGTAAAAAGCTGTGTGGGTAATACGTGGTGCCGTTATGGAATGGATGACAGTACAACTTTTGCCATCGAATTAGAAAATCGTTACAGAGGAATTCGTTCTCCTCATAAATTAAAAGGAGGAGTTTCTGCCTGTATCAGAGAATGTGCCGAGGCGAGAGGAAAAGATTTTGGAGTAATTGCTGTTGAAGGCGGCTGGAATCTTTACATCTGTGGTAATGGCGGGGCCAATCCAAAACACGCTGTTTTATTGGCTGAACAAATAAATAAAGAAACTGTTTTCAAATATATGGATCGTTTCCTTATGTATTATATCCGTACTGCAGGACCATTAGTCAGAACATCTACTTGGTTAGAAAAACTGGAAGGCGGTTTGGATTACCTAAAAGAAGTTATTATTCATGACCGTTTAGGTATTTGCGAAACATTGGAAACTGAGATGGAATCACTAGTTGGAACTTTCGAATGTGAGTGGAAACAAGTACTTGAAAAACCAAGATTGATGAAACGTTTCAGTCACTTTGTGAATACGGATGAGAAAGATGACAACATTGAATACGTGCCGTTAAGAGATCAAAAAATGCCAAGACCTTGGTAG